In Gemmatimonadota bacterium, the DNA window ACCATCGGCATTTTCATCCACAAATACAGGTCCTGCCGCCTCCGCATCCTGACCGCCCCACAGGGCACATGTCAGTGCCAGCGCGATGCTATATGTCATCCACTTTTTCATGGCCTTGCTCCTCACTGTTGAATTTCTGTGAACCGCTCTCAGGCATCGATCACATTTTGTCCGGCCGGAACCAAAATCCGATCTGTACCATCAATCTGCCGCACTTTGCGGCTACAGTATTTTAAACAAATCGCAGGTCACTTCGTTCCCATAAAAATTGTAATAAATTGTTAAAATTGTTATAGTTTGTACACATAAAAAAGGCCGACAACCCGCACTGCTAAGTCCTGGAATGTGGCTACACCTTCTCCACATCCATGCAGAAACGATCCCCGGTCTTGTATCCTTAGATCAGAAAATAGTCTCGCGCGTTCCATACAGAGTAAAAAAAATCGATCTATTATTATTGATTCCTTTTCCGCTTGCGATAGTGGAAGTATGGCATTAGGTTAAGCATCGATATTTCGAGAACAACACTGGAATGGGAAAGGAGCAGATGATGATTCGGTTGGGAACAATGACGAGTGTGTGTCCGGATTGGTCTATCGAGCAGGTCATCGATGGAATGCAGCGCCATGGATTCGAAGGATTGGAACCCCGCGCGGGATGGGGACACGCCTCGGGTTTTGAACTGGACATGTCTGCGGCTGACCGAGATGCAGCCCGGGCGAAAATGGAAGATGCCGGACTAAAAATATCCTGCGTAGCTACCGGGGCAAAATTTGCCGCAGAAGATCCAGCAGACCTGGACAAATCCATCGCCGAGGCCAACGCCGCAATAGATCTCGCGGCCGATCTGGGTGCCGGATTGATTCGCACATTTGGCGGCGCGCGCGGTAAAGGCGAAGTATTCTGGATGGTGAACCGCACCGCAGAAGCATACAAGCGCGTAATGGATCACGCGGCCGAACGCGGCGTCATTGTCATGATGGAAACACACGACGAATGGTGTGTCTCGACCCAGGTGCGCGCAGTGGTAGAAAAGGTAAATCACCCCAACCTTGGCGTCTTGTGGGACCTCATGCACACGCAGCGCTATATGGAGCGACCAGAAGAAACCATGCAGACAATTGGCGCAATGGCCAAACACCTGCACGCACACGACGGGCGTTATGACACCGAAAATGGAAAAATTGCCACAGTCGGTCTCGGGGAAGGCGACCTGGACTATGTCACGCCCTTAAAATTATTGCATGATGCCGGATTTGACGGCTTCTTTTCCGTGGAAGTAATCCACAAGCCCGGCAGCGATCACGATGCAGATGCAACCTTGAAAGCTTATGGCGATGGATTCAGAAAAATTGTCGCAAATTTTTAATTGGAGAATAGCATGGCAAAACAGAATGTAATCTTATTTGGAATCGACAGTTTGTGGTCGGATCACATGAGTTGTTATGGTTATAATCGGCTCACAACGCCGCACATCGACAAATTTGCCACACAGGGCGTCTTGTTCGAAAACACATTTAGCGCGCATATCCCCACCACACCGGCTTATGCGTCAATGCTCACGGGCATGGATTGTTTTTCGACTGATGTCGTGGCACTGCGCCACCGCGGCGGGTTGACAGAAGATGTCACCACCTTGCCCGAAATTTTAAGCGGAGAAGGCTATGAAACCGTGTGTGTGGGCTTTACGGGAAATCCGAGTTCTCGCGGCTTTGACGAATATGTGAACTTTAGAGCCTGGGGAAGTTGGGACGAACGTCCGCTGCGCAAAGCCGAATTGCTCAACGAAGTGACATTGCCCGAATTGGAACGCCTGGCTGCGGGCGACAAACCGTTTTTCCTATTTTTGCGACACATGGATCCGCACGCGCCCTATTTGCCGCCGCCACCGTACGATTCGATGTTCTACAGCAAAGACCCGTGCGACCCGTCCAAAACCACCATGGAACCGGTAAAAGCATTCAAGCCATTTCGAGATTTCCATTTGAGCTGGATGCCACCAGGCATTACCGACGCCGATTTTGTGGTGGCGCAATACGACGGTGAAATCGCCTATATGGACGCGTGTATCCAGCACCTGCTCACCCGTGTTGATGAACTGGGCCTGAGAGATAATACCCTCGTCGTAATCAACGGCGACCACGGCGAGACCCTCGACGAGCACGATTGTTATTTTGATCACCACGGGATGTATGAATGCACCTTGAAAGTACCCCTCGCAATGCGCCTGCCCGGGCAATTGCCCGAAGGCGTGCGCGTAAAGGGCTACAATCAGCACAAAGATCTGACACCGACGATCCTGGAACTCTTAGACATAAAAACAGACATCGCATTTGACGGACGCAGCTTGATTCCGATGATTGAGGGAAAACGCCACACGCACGAATCGGAATTTTATATCACCGAGTGTACATGGATGCGAAAACACGGCTGGCGCACCCCCGAGTGGAAGCTGATCGTGGCACTGGAACCCGACTTCCATTTTAAGCCCGAAGTGGAACTTTACAATCTGATTCAGGACCCGGGCGAAACCACGAATTTGGCAGATCAGGAACCCGAAATGGTCGCCCTGTTGCGCGGGCGAATGGAAGCCTATATTGCCAAACGCGAAAAAGAAGTGGGGCATACCAATCCCATGTACACAAACCTGAACTGGCACGGCCGCAAGAATTATGACGGACCTTTCAAATCCTCAGAAGATGCGTATAACAACATGCACATCGGCTCTGCCAGCCAGGCCGCGCGGTTGCAGGCGGGAAATAAAAAGGTGGAAGGGACGGTTGCCAAAAAGAAATAAGAGAAAGCATATGAGAATAATCACATTGGCATTGCAAAGTCTTCTGACGCTGTTGATGATAGCCAGTTGTTCCACCACTGGGAACATGCGGTCTCACTGGCCTGAATACCCCGTAAATCCATTCGTCATCCAATTGGACGTTCCCGGCCCTACGGATTCAGCTGGCGGCCTCATTGTCGCCGATCTGAATGGCGATGGACGCATGGATTACCTCGTCACCGTTCCCAATCATCTCACAGCTCACTCCCACGATGGCCGCAAACTCTGGGTAATCGAAACCGACCTCTGTGTAGGCGGCTCCTCAGAGCGCGTCGGCCTACCCGGTCATCACGGCCCAGGTGTTCAGGTTACAGACGTCGATGGCGATGAACAGGTCGAAGTGCTGTTCCTTACCCGGGATGGCACGCTCCACGTAATTGATGGCACGACAGGGCGCGAGCAGTGGACCGCAAAGCCGCCCATCCCCAAAGGCGCCCAACGCTGGGAGCACCTGGTCGTAGCCAATTTCCGTGGCGCGGGAGATCGAGATTTACTCCTCCAGGCCACCAATGCCAAAGGTTACCGCATGGGGCGCTTTCTGGCGGCCTATGCGCTGGCCGATCTCCGGCGCAGACATTTTGTCCCCCTGTGGGAACGCGACGATTTCGTTGCCTGCGCCCACAACGGCGCACGGCTGGCGGATCTGAATAGAGATGGACAAGACGAAGTGATCGGCGCTACGGTCGTCTCTGCCGATGGCAAAATTTTACTGCGGATTCCCCTAAAAGGTCACATCGACTCGATCTTCATCTACGACGTGCGGCCCGATATACCGGGCTTGGAAATCGTCGCCTTAGAAGAAGGGGGCGGCAATCGCATTTTCCTCTACAACCACGAACAACTCT includes these proteins:
- a CDS encoding sulfatase, giving the protein MAKQNVILFGIDSLWSDHMSCYGYNRLTTPHIDKFATQGVLFENTFSAHIPTTPAYASMLTGMDCFSTDVVALRHRGGLTEDVTTLPEILSGEGYETVCVGFTGNPSSRGFDEYVNFRAWGSWDERPLRKAELLNEVTLPELERLAAGDKPFFLFLRHMDPHAPYLPPPPYDSMFYSKDPCDPSKTTMEPVKAFKPFRDFHLSWMPPGITDADFVVAQYDGEIAYMDACIQHLLTRVDELGLRDNTLVVINGDHGETLDEHDCYFDHHGMYECTLKVPLAMRLPGQLPEGVRVKGYNQHKDLTPTILELLDIKTDIAFDGRSLIPMIEGKRHTHESEFYITECTWMRKHGWRTPEWKLIVALEPDFHFKPEVELYNLIQDPGETTNLADQEPEMVALLRGRMEAYIAKREKEVGHTNPMYTNLNWHGRKNYDGPFKSSEDAYNNMHIGSASQAARLQAGNKKVEGTVAKKK
- a CDS encoding sugar phosphate isomerase/epimerase, whose translation is MMIRLGTMTSVCPDWSIEQVIDGMQRHGFEGLEPRAGWGHASGFELDMSAADRDAARAKMEDAGLKISCVATGAKFAAEDPADLDKSIAEANAAIDLAADLGAGLIRTFGGARGKGEVFWMVNRTAEAYKRVMDHAAERGVIVMMETHDEWCVSTQVRAVVEKVNHPNLGVLWDLMHTQRYMERPEETMQTIGAMAKHLHAHDGRYDTENGKIATVGLGEGDLDYVTPLKLLHDAGFDGFFSVEVIHKPGSDHDADATLKAYGDGFRKIVANF